In Monomorium pharaonis isolate MP-MQ-018 chromosome 3, ASM1337386v2, whole genome shotgun sequence, a genomic segment contains:
- the LOC105836842 gene encoding WD repeat-containing protein WRAP73, with product MAGSANEDKIFRINNRLCHFSRNGAYLALAFQTNLVIKHAKTLATCQSFVFVDVIQHMEWSLNSEYILCANTKRTIIQVYSVRYPQWKCKLTEGSAGLQGVTWSPDSKCILTIADFNIQISVWNLEEQTVSYIQNIKSSSFDKLHFSLNGKRLAIIVTEEGQDTVEIYKTENWKISRKLICDRLRGIDGIRWSPNDELLCIWCSSPAEPKLIVYSTALEKHVMVFSPLEMTQLSACNYGKELRGIENVAWIPSGQLLAVIGFNEVIILLNYITWQPLSKLYMDPIIRECNYLTKVYKECADSEKVSNKRFASCEERVLREIHERPICIEIGKKDDNDNFSVAKIKLFEFSTCGQYLALKHELYPTTLWIWDICTDYLDYLLLENPITAIKWSPVYPRLLVLSECTRVYEWTRKGANSLPISKNMLVVDAYWHPTGEKVVLCGYNKAMIYESMSTS from the exons ATGGCCGGTAGCGCCAatgaagacaaaatttttcgcaTAAACAATCGTTTATGCCACTTTTCGAGGAATGGAGCGTATCTGGCACTGGCGTTCCAAACAAATTTGGTTATAAAGCATGCGAAGACTCTCGCTACTTGCCAATCGTTTGTATTCGTAGACGTGATACAG CACATGGAATGGTCTTTAAACAGCGAATATATTCTTTGTGCGAATACAAAAAGGACTATTATACAGGTATATTCTGTGCGCTATCCCCAATGGAAATGTAAACTTACTGAAGGCAGTGCAGGTTTGCAAGGTGTTACTTGGTCTCCAGATAGCAAATGCATTCTCACTATAGCAGATTTTAAT ATTCAAATATCCGTTTGGAATTTGGAAGAGCAAACCGTATCATACATACAGAACATAAAATCATCTTCCTTtgacaaattacattttagtCTCAATGGTAAGAGGCTAGCGATAATAGTTACAGAGGAAGGTCAAGACACAGTAGAGATTTATAAGACTGAAAATTGGAAGATAAGTCGA aaacTTATCTGTGATCGTTTACGCGGAATCGACGGGATTCGCTGGTCGCCGAACGATGAATTGTTATGCATATGGTGTTCCTCTCCCGCCGAGCCAAAGCTGATCGTTTATTCCACTGCATTAGAGAAACATGTGATGGTGTTTTCCCCGTTGGAAATGACACAGCTATCTGCGTGCAATTATGGAAAAGAGCTAAGAGGAATTGAAAATGTCGCATGGATCCCTAGCGGACAACTGTTGGCTGTAATTGGCTTTAATGAAGTG ATCATCCTTCTTAATTACATCACGTGGCAACCGTTATCGAAGTTATACATGGACCCAATAATCAGAGAATGTAATTACTTGACAAAAGTATACAAGGAATGCGCTGATTCGGAGAAAGTTTCTAACAAACGCTTTGCGTCCTGCGAGGAACGCGTTT tACGTGAGATACATGAACGTCCTATATGCATTGAAATTGGGAAGAAGGACGATAACGACAATTTCTCGGTGGCGAAAATAAAACTGTTTGAATTTAGCACATGTGGACAATATCTGGCCTTAAAACATGAGCTTTATCCTACTACTTTGTGGATATGGGATATCTGTACGGATTATCTGGATTATTTGCTACTTGAAAATCCCATTACAG CTATCAAGTGGAGTCCCGTTTATCCACGATTGCTCGTGTTGTCCGAGTGTACACGCGTGTATGAATGGACCCGAAAAGGCGCAAATTCTCTGccaatatctaaaaatatgtTAGTTGTAGACGCGTATTGGCATCCTACGGGAGAAAAAGTTGTGTTGTGCGGCTATAATAAAGCGATGATTTATGAAAGTATGAGTacatcttaa
- the LOC105836841 gene encoding probable elongator complex protein 2, with the protein MTTCYTACSCNPVPHCADWGRNGLLCFGTRNAIAIYEPGAHIGRVIQTLHANIDRITTVHWIKPRNGAPETELLSTSADGRAIIWSQPANPQIQDKSFFYNGMWIADNEIRIRSVPRGDAIVFADSLQLSDTTLSYYEDYPPSVQWGKVLICTGMVTGSVKLWLSDEDRHSTYIQSISFESKLAICCRLTFLPNSECPLLAIALEDASVSLYTTNLDENSMSTGAIKSNTMFQKVQRLVGHEDWITCMDFTQDNNENLFLATCSKDSMIRLWKLSKAVKDSELSSDELKQESYSFVVNDRQYDITLESVLCGHEGWVYGVHWYPVKTDNYQTMKLLSSSIDKTMIIWEPVELMNGIWTETTRVGEVGGNSLGFYGCKFGPDGSHILAHGYQGSFHIWKYSQQMNKWLPHPTPGGHFSEVVDLCWEPKGRFLITASTDQTTRIHAPYKGDDLKELWHEIARPQIHGYDMSCLTMLAPHIYASGADEKVVRVFMATSAFRNRLQSLANVEDFKSVRAHNAAVPSLGLTNKAMYNGKNDEEKTENLEDTENLTTYEPPTEEELMQNTLWPETNKLYGHGYEIFSIAARHDGKLLATACKSTNKEHAAILLWDTDTWSQVQRLVHHQLTVTQMEFSPNNKYLLSVSRDRGWALFESTDENYQLVAACYGKDNPHTRLIWCCAWTQDSNYFATGSRDGNVVVWSPNIRKNNIVPKTVQKEWKEAVTALCFVPSHITQGSYILAIGFEKGHIEIQKVNMELSDKWDLLLSYDTDQAHHLTVKRLKFRPTNHLHNLQLASCSSDHSVKIHNIKLSLLGL; encoded by the exons ATGACGACGTGTTATACCGCTTGCTCGTGCAACCCTGTCCCTCATTGCGCCGACTGGGGCAGAAATGGGCTGCTCTGTTTCGGAACGCGAAATGCGATCGCTATTTACGAACCAGGCGCGCACATTGGCCGCGTGATACAAACGTTGCATGCGAACATCGATCGTATCACCACGGTACATTGGATAAAGCCGAGAAACGGCGCGCCAGAAACGGAATTGCTGTCTACCTCCGCGGACGGTAGAGCAATTATTTGGTCCCAACCAGCAAATccacaaattcaagataaatcgtttttttataatggaaTGTGGATTGCGGACAATGAAATTCGAATTCGCTCAGTTCCCCGAGGTGATGCGATTGTCTTCGCTGATTCTCTCCAATTATCCGATACTACGTTGAGCTATTATGAAGATTACCCTCCCAGTGTACAGTGGGGAAAAGTATTAATATGCACAGGCATGGTCACCGGCAGTGTAAAGCTATGGTTGAGCGATGAAGACAGACATTCCACGTACATTCAGTCTATAAGTTTTGAAAGTAAGCTAGCGATATGCTGCCGCTTGACATTCTTGCCGAATAGTGAATGTCCCCTTTTGGCTATAGCGTTAGAAGACGCTTCGGTTTCGTTGTATACTACAAACCTCGATGAGAATTCGATGTCAACAGGGGCTATTAAATCGAATACAATGTTTCAAAAAGTCCAGCGCTTGGTTGGACATGAAGACTGGATAACATGCATGGATTTCACTCAGGATAACAatgaaaatctttttcttgCAACATGCTCAAAAGATAGTATGATACGATTGTGGAAACTCAGCAAGGCTGTCAAAGATAGCGAATTGTCGAGTGACGAACTTAAACAGGAAAGTTATAGTTTTGTGGTAAATGACAGACAATATGATATTACTTTGGAGTCTGTGCTCTGTGGTCATGAAGGCTGGGTTTATGGTGTACATTGGTACCCTGTGAAAACAGATAACTATCAAACAATGAAACTACTATCTTCTTCGATTGATAAAACTATGATTATATGGGAACCAGTTGAACTTATGAATGGAATATGGACAGAGACGACACGCGTTGGAGAAGTCGGTGGTAATTCCCTTGGTTTTTATGGCTGCAAGTTTGGCCCAGATGGATCACATATATTGGCACATGGCTATCAAGGTTCTTTTCATATCTGGAAATATTCTCAACAAATGAACAAATGGCTTCCACATCCTACACCTGGTGGACACTTCTCTGAAGTAGTTGATTTGTGTTGGGAACCAAAAGGAAG GTTTCTTATCACAGCCAGTACAGACCAAACCACAAGAATTCATGCGCCATATAAAGGCGACGATCTTAAGGAGCTATGGCATGAGATTGCACGTCCTCAGATACATGGATATGACATGTCCTGTTTAACCATGTTAGCACCACACATATACGCTTCTGGAGCGGATGAGAAGGTGGTGCGCGTTTTCATGGCCACGTCGGCGTTCAGGAATCGATTGCAATCATTGGCGAATGTTGAAGATTTCAAATCCGTAAGAGCTCATAATGCTGCTGTACCCTCTCTTGGATTAACAAACAAAGCAATGTACAATGGAAAAAATGATGAAgagaaaacagaaaatttagaaGACACTGAAAATTTAACGACGTACGAACCACCCACAGAAGAGGAATTGATGCAAAATACCCTTTGGCCagaaacaaataaactttatggGCATGGCTACGAAATATTCTCTATAGCAGCAAGACACGATGGAAAATTACTGGCTACAGCATGCAAATCAACTAATAAAGAACACGCGGCAATTTTATTATGGGACACCGATACCTGGTCACAAGTTCAACGATTAGTCCATCATCAATTGACTGTGACGCAAATGGAGTTTTctccaaataataaatatttactgtcCGTATCCAGAGATAGAGGATGGGCGTTGTTCGAATCTACGGATGAAAATTATCAGTTAGTCGCAGCCTGTTACGGCAAAGACAATCCACACACACGATTAATTTGGTGCTGTGCTTGGACGCAAGACTCGAATTATTTCGCGACTGGATCCAGAGATGGAAATGTCGTAGTATGGTCCccaaatataagaaaaaataatattgtaccaAAGACTGTTCAGAAAGAGTGGAAGGAAGCAGTTACAGCTTTATGCTTTGTGCCAAGTCACATCACACAAGGATCTTACATTCTGGCTATTGGATTTGAGAAAGGACacatagaaattcaaaaagttAATATGGAGTTGAGCGATAAATGGGATTTGCTGTTGAGTTATGATACTGATCAGGCTCATCATTTAACAGTAAAGAGACTAAAGTTTCGACCTACCAATCATTTGCATAACTTGCAATTAGCAAGCTGTAGTTCTGATCATTCTGTTAAAAttcacaatataaaattgtcattattaggactataa
- the LOC105836843 gene encoding palmitoyltransferase ZDHHC15B isoform X2 yields MGNQNGSCWWCVKAVKWLPVIFILTIVAWSYYAYVVQLCYYTIDNYVQKAFYLLFFHILILMFLWAYWQTVYTNLIPVPDKFKIPDVEMEKLQQAETEETQRQILERFAQDLQVTNRTIKGAMRFCEKCQLIKPDRAHHCSVCGTCVLKMDHHCPWVNNCVGFHNYKFFMLFLAYGLLYCMFITATSLQYFIQFWKGELDGMGRFHLLFLFFVALMFAISLTSLFFYHCYLVVHNRSTLEAFRAPMFRTGKDKDGFSLGKYNNFQEVFGDNPRLWFLPIFSSLGNGVVYPVRSQHQGTPNTYDSMGSTQNRSTIDQMTLVQEATILALGAGTAVIGPSVDVDQPLMDITESV; encoded by the exons ATGGGCAACCAGAACGGATCGTGCTGGTGGTGCGTCAAGGCCGTCAAGTGGTTACCAGTAATCTTCATCCTGACGATCGTCGCGTGGTCCTATTACGCCTACGTCGTGCAGTTGTGCTACT ATACAATAGACAATTATGTTCAAAAAg CTTTCTATCTGCTTTTCTTCCACATCCTCATTCTGATGTTTTTATGGGCATATTGGCAAACAGTGTACACAAATTTAATACCAGTGCCGGATAAG TTTAAAATACCTGATGTTGAAATGGAGAAATTACAACAGGCTGAAACAGAAGAAACGCAAAgacaaattttagaaagattTGCACAAGATCTCCAGGTTACTAATCGCACCATAAAAGGAG ctatGCGATTCTGTGAGAAATGTCAGTTAATAAAGCCTGATAGAGCACATCACTGTAGCGTATGTGGCACCTGCGTTTTAAAAATGGATCATCATTGTCCATGGGTGAACAATTGTGTAGGCTTCcacaattacaaatttttcatgCTATTTCTGGCATATGGACTTCTCTATTGTATGTTTATTACCGCCACatctttacaatattttatacaattttggaaa GGTGAATTAGACGGAATGGGTAGATTTCACCTgctattccttttttttgttgcgTTGATGTTTGCAATCAGTCTTACCTCCCTCTTCTTCTATCATTGTTATCTCGTTGTGCATAATAGGTCAACACTag AAGCCTTTAGAGCACCTATGTTTCGGACAGGAAAGGACAAAGATGGATTTAGTCTGggaaaatacaataattttcaggAAGTATTTGGTGACAATCCGCGACTCTGGTTTCTACCTATATTTAGTAG TCTGGGAAATGGTGTCGTCTACCCAGTAAGATCGCAACACCAAGGCACACCCAATACTTATGACTCCATGGGCAGTACTCAGAACAG GTCCACCATTGATCAAATGACATTGGTACAAGAAGCTACAATTTTGGCTCTTGGCGCTGG cacTGCTGTGATAGGTCCTTCTGTTGATGTCGACCAACCCCTGATGGACATCACAGAATCTGTCTGA
- the LOC105836843 gene encoding palmitoyltransferase ZDHHC15B isoform X1: protein MGNQNGSCWWCVKAVKWLPVIFILTIVAWSYYAYVVQLCYYTIDNYVQKAFYLLFFHILILMFLWAYWQTVYTNLIPVPDKFKIPDVEMEKLQQAETEETQRQILERFAQDLQVTNRTIKGAMRFCEKCQLIKPDRAHHCSVCGTCVLKMDHHCPWVNNCVGFHNYKFFMLFLAYGLLYCMFITATSLQYFIQFWKGELDGMGRFHLLFLFFVALMFAISLTSLFFYHCYLVVHNRSTLEAFRAPMFRTGKDKDGFSLGKYNNFQEVFGDNPRLWFLPIFSSLGNGVVYPVRSQHQGTPNTYDSMGSTQNSFGDGVNFPERLCSEDTHTLLGPGTQQWGDETEFDSPSPYINQVLYRLDS from the exons ATGGGCAACCAGAACGGATCGTGCTGGTGGTGCGTCAAGGCCGTCAAGTGGTTACCAGTAATCTTCATCCTGACGATCGTCGCGTGGTCCTATTACGCCTACGTCGTGCAGTTGTGCTACT ATACAATAGACAATTATGTTCAAAAAg CTTTCTATCTGCTTTTCTTCCACATCCTCATTCTGATGTTTTTATGGGCATATTGGCAAACAGTGTACACAAATTTAATACCAGTGCCGGATAAG TTTAAAATACCTGATGTTGAAATGGAGAAATTACAACAGGCTGAAACAGAAGAAACGCAAAgacaaattttagaaagattTGCACAAGATCTCCAGGTTACTAATCGCACCATAAAAGGAG ctatGCGATTCTGTGAGAAATGTCAGTTAATAAAGCCTGATAGAGCACATCACTGTAGCGTATGTGGCACCTGCGTTTTAAAAATGGATCATCATTGTCCATGGGTGAACAATTGTGTAGGCTTCcacaattacaaatttttcatgCTATTTCTGGCATATGGACTTCTCTATTGTATGTTTATTACCGCCACatctttacaatattttatacaattttggaaa GGTGAATTAGACGGAATGGGTAGATTTCACCTgctattccttttttttgttgcgTTGATGTTTGCAATCAGTCTTACCTCCCTCTTCTTCTATCATTGTTATCTCGTTGTGCATAATAGGTCAACACTag AAGCCTTTAGAGCACCTATGTTTCGGACAGGAAAGGACAAAGATGGATTTAGTCTGggaaaatacaataattttcaggAAGTATTTGGTGACAATCCGCGACTCTGGTTTCTACCTATATTTAGTAG TCTGGGAAATGGTGTCGTCTACCCAGTAAGATCGCAACACCAAGGCACACCCAATACTTATGACTCCATGGGCAGTACTCAGAACAG CTTTGGAGACGGGGTAAATTTTCCCGAGCGGCTGTGCAGTGAAGATACTCATACTTTGTTGGGCCCTGGCACCCAACAATGGGGTGATGAAACTGAATTTGACTCCCCATCTCCCTACATAAATCAGGTACTTTACAGACTTGATTCTTAG
- the LOC105836843 gene encoding palmitoyltransferase ZDHHC2 isoform X3 — protein MGNQNGSCWWCVKAVKWLPVIFILTIVAWSYYAYVVQLCYYTIDNYVQKAFYLLFFHILILMFLWAYWQTVYTNLIPVPDKFKIPDVEMEKLQQAETEETQRQILERFAQDLQVTNRTIKGAMRFCEKCQLIKPDRAHHCSVCGTCVLKMDHHCPWVNNCVGFHNYKFFMLFLAYGLLYCMFITATSLQYFIQFWKGELDGMGRFHLLFLFFVALMFAISLTSLFFYHCYLVVHNRSTLEAFRAPMFRTGKDKDGFSLGKYNNFQEVFGDNPRLWFLPIFSSLGNGVVYPVRSQHQGTPNTYDSMGSTQNSTAVIGPSVDVDQPLMDITESV, from the exons ATGGGCAACCAGAACGGATCGTGCTGGTGGTGCGTCAAGGCCGTCAAGTGGTTACCAGTAATCTTCATCCTGACGATCGTCGCGTGGTCCTATTACGCCTACGTCGTGCAGTTGTGCTACT ATACAATAGACAATTATGTTCAAAAAg CTTTCTATCTGCTTTTCTTCCACATCCTCATTCTGATGTTTTTATGGGCATATTGGCAAACAGTGTACACAAATTTAATACCAGTGCCGGATAAG TTTAAAATACCTGATGTTGAAATGGAGAAATTACAACAGGCTGAAACAGAAGAAACGCAAAgacaaattttagaaagattTGCACAAGATCTCCAGGTTACTAATCGCACCATAAAAGGAG ctatGCGATTCTGTGAGAAATGTCAGTTAATAAAGCCTGATAGAGCACATCACTGTAGCGTATGTGGCACCTGCGTTTTAAAAATGGATCATCATTGTCCATGGGTGAACAATTGTGTAGGCTTCcacaattacaaatttttcatgCTATTTCTGGCATATGGACTTCTCTATTGTATGTTTATTACCGCCACatctttacaatattttatacaattttggaaa GGTGAATTAGACGGAATGGGTAGATTTCACCTgctattccttttttttgttgcgTTGATGTTTGCAATCAGTCTTACCTCCCTCTTCTTCTATCATTGTTATCTCGTTGTGCATAATAGGTCAACACTag AAGCCTTTAGAGCACCTATGTTTCGGACAGGAAAGGACAAAGATGGATTTAGTCTGggaaaatacaataattttcaggAAGTATTTGGTGACAATCCGCGACTCTGGTTTCTACCTATATTTAGTAG TCTGGGAAATGGTGTCGTCTACCCAGTAAGATCGCAACACCAAGGCACACCCAATACTTATGACTCCATGGGCAGTACTCAGAACAG cacTGCTGTGATAGGTCCTTCTGTTGATGTCGACCAACCCCTGATGGACATCACAGAATCTGTCTGA
- the LOC105836843 gene encoding palmitoyltransferase ZDHHC2 isoform X5 — MGNQNGSCWWCVKAVKWLPVIFILTIVAWSYYAYVVQLCYYTIDNYVQKAFYLLFFHILILMFLWAYWQTVYTNLIPVPDKFKIPDVEMEKLQQAETEETQRQILERFAQDLQVTNRTIKGAMRFCEKCQLIKPDRAHHCSVCGTCVLKMDHHCPWVNNCVGFHNYKFFMLFLAYGLLYCMFITATSLQYFIQFWKGELDGMGRFHLLFLFFVALMFAISLTSLFFYHCYLVVHNRSTLEAFRAPMFRTGKDKDGFSLGKYNNFQEVFGDNPRLWFLPIFSSLGNGVVYPVRSQHQGTPNTYDSMGSTQNRMY, encoded by the exons ATGGGCAACCAGAACGGATCGTGCTGGTGGTGCGTCAAGGCCGTCAAGTGGTTACCAGTAATCTTCATCCTGACGATCGTCGCGTGGTCCTATTACGCCTACGTCGTGCAGTTGTGCTACT ATACAATAGACAATTATGTTCAAAAAg CTTTCTATCTGCTTTTCTTCCACATCCTCATTCTGATGTTTTTATGGGCATATTGGCAAACAGTGTACACAAATTTAATACCAGTGCCGGATAAG TTTAAAATACCTGATGTTGAAATGGAGAAATTACAACAGGCTGAAACAGAAGAAACGCAAAgacaaattttagaaagattTGCACAAGATCTCCAGGTTACTAATCGCACCATAAAAGGAG ctatGCGATTCTGTGAGAAATGTCAGTTAATAAAGCCTGATAGAGCACATCACTGTAGCGTATGTGGCACCTGCGTTTTAAAAATGGATCATCATTGTCCATGGGTGAACAATTGTGTAGGCTTCcacaattacaaatttttcatgCTATTTCTGGCATATGGACTTCTCTATTGTATGTTTATTACCGCCACatctttacaatattttatacaattttggaaa GGTGAATTAGACGGAATGGGTAGATTTCACCTgctattccttttttttgttgcgTTGATGTTTGCAATCAGTCTTACCTCCCTCTTCTTCTATCATTGTTATCTCGTTGTGCATAATAGGTCAACACTag AAGCCTTTAGAGCACCTATGTTTCGGACAGGAAAGGACAAAGATGGATTTAGTCTGggaaaatacaataattttcaggAAGTATTTGGTGACAATCCGCGACTCTGGTTTCTACCTATATTTAGTAG TCTGGGAAATGGTGTCGTCTACCCAGTAAGATCGCAACACCAAGGCACACCCAATACTTATGACTCCATGGGCAGTACTCAGAACAG aatgtactga
- the LOC105836843 gene encoding palmitoyltransferase ZDHHC2 isoform X6, producing the protein MGNQNGSCWWCVKAVKWLPVIFILTIVAWSYYAYVVQLCYYTIDNYVQKAFYLLFFHILILMFLWAYWQTVYTNLIPVPDKFKIPDVEMEKLQQAETEETQRQILERFAQDLQVTNRTIKGAMRFCEKCQLIKPDRAHHCSVCGTCVLKMDHHCPWVNNCVGFHNYKFFMLFLAYGLLYCMFITATSLQYFIQFWKGELDGMGRFHLLFLFFVALMFAISLTSLFFYHCYLVVHNRSTLEAFRAPMFRTGKDKDGFSLGKYNNFQEVFGDNPRLWFLPIFSSIPSIITLPLKKQLCGLAYLNEI; encoded by the exons ATGGGCAACCAGAACGGATCGTGCTGGTGGTGCGTCAAGGCCGTCAAGTGGTTACCAGTAATCTTCATCCTGACGATCGTCGCGTGGTCCTATTACGCCTACGTCGTGCAGTTGTGCTACT ATACAATAGACAATTATGTTCAAAAAg CTTTCTATCTGCTTTTCTTCCACATCCTCATTCTGATGTTTTTATGGGCATATTGGCAAACAGTGTACACAAATTTAATACCAGTGCCGGATAAG TTTAAAATACCTGATGTTGAAATGGAGAAATTACAACAGGCTGAAACAGAAGAAACGCAAAgacaaattttagaaagattTGCACAAGATCTCCAGGTTACTAATCGCACCATAAAAGGAG ctatGCGATTCTGTGAGAAATGTCAGTTAATAAAGCCTGATAGAGCACATCACTGTAGCGTATGTGGCACCTGCGTTTTAAAAATGGATCATCATTGTCCATGGGTGAACAATTGTGTAGGCTTCcacaattacaaatttttcatgCTATTTCTGGCATATGGACTTCTCTATTGTATGTTTATTACCGCCACatctttacaatattttatacaattttggaaa GGTGAATTAGACGGAATGGGTAGATTTCACCTgctattccttttttttgttgcgTTGATGTTTGCAATCAGTCTTACCTCCCTCTTCTTCTATCATTGTTATCTCGTTGTGCATAATAGGTCAACACTag AAGCCTTTAGAGCACCTATGTTTCGGACAGGAAAGGACAAAGATGGATTTAGTCTGggaaaatacaataattttcaggAAGTATTTGGTGACAATCCGCGACTCTGGTTTCTACCTATATTTAGTAG TATACCATCTATCATAACTTtaccattaaaaaaacaactaTGTGGTTTGGCATacttaaatgaaatttga
- the LOC105836843 gene encoding palmitoyltransferase ZDHHC15B isoform X4: MGNQNGSCWWCVKAVKWLPVIFILTIVAWSYYAYVVQLCYYTIDNYVQKAFYLLFFHILILMFLWAYWQTVYTNLIPVPDKFKIPDVEMEKLQQAETEETQRQILERFAQDLQVTNRTIKGAMRFCEKCQLIKPDRAHHCSVCGTCVLKMDHHCPWVNNCVGFHNYKFFMLFLAYGLLYCMFITATSLQYFIQFWKGELDGMGRFHLLFLFFVALMFAISLTSLFFYHCYLVVHNRSTLEAFRAPMFRTGKDKDGFSLGKYNNFQEVFGDNPRLWFLPIFSSFGDGVNFPERLCSEDTHTLLGPGTQQWGDETEFDSPSPYINQVLYRLDS; this comes from the exons ATGGGCAACCAGAACGGATCGTGCTGGTGGTGCGTCAAGGCCGTCAAGTGGTTACCAGTAATCTTCATCCTGACGATCGTCGCGTGGTCCTATTACGCCTACGTCGTGCAGTTGTGCTACT ATACAATAGACAATTATGTTCAAAAAg CTTTCTATCTGCTTTTCTTCCACATCCTCATTCTGATGTTTTTATGGGCATATTGGCAAACAGTGTACACAAATTTAATACCAGTGCCGGATAAG TTTAAAATACCTGATGTTGAAATGGAGAAATTACAACAGGCTGAAACAGAAGAAACGCAAAgacaaattttagaaagattTGCACAAGATCTCCAGGTTACTAATCGCACCATAAAAGGAG ctatGCGATTCTGTGAGAAATGTCAGTTAATAAAGCCTGATAGAGCACATCACTGTAGCGTATGTGGCACCTGCGTTTTAAAAATGGATCATCATTGTCCATGGGTGAACAATTGTGTAGGCTTCcacaattacaaatttttcatgCTATTTCTGGCATATGGACTTCTCTATTGTATGTTTATTACCGCCACatctttacaatattttatacaattttggaaa GGTGAATTAGACGGAATGGGTAGATTTCACCTgctattccttttttttgttgcgTTGATGTTTGCAATCAGTCTTACCTCCCTCTTCTTCTATCATTGTTATCTCGTTGTGCATAATAGGTCAACACTag AAGCCTTTAGAGCACCTATGTTTCGGACAGGAAAGGACAAAGATGGATTTAGTCTGggaaaatacaataattttcaggAAGTATTTGGTGACAATCCGCGACTCTGGTTTCTACCTATATTTAGTAG CTTTGGAGACGGGGTAAATTTTCCCGAGCGGCTGTGCAGTGAAGATACTCATACTTTGTTGGGCCCTGGCACCCAACAATGGGGTGATGAAACTGAATTTGACTCCCCATCTCCCTACATAAATCAGGTACTTTACAGACTTGATTCTTAG
- the LOC105836844 gene encoding putative hydroxypyruvate isomerase, whose amino-acid sequence MALKFASNLSFMFTEVPSIIDRYQLAKQAGFKAVESGFPFGFSVQQVATAKKKANIDQVLLNVFTGDVTKGELGFAAIPGEEENFKKSIEKTIEYAKALDCKMIHVMSGKVEAPTIANDIVYEKNLLYAIEKCQKEDIVVVIEPINNYSVPNYYMNNFQKGLNLVKKINNTYFKLLMDIFHLQHCCGNITKSIQDFLPYIGHIQIAQVPDRHEPDTPGEIDYKYVLFLLETIGYNGYIGLEYRPKSLTVEGLNWFKKYGYTL is encoded by the exons ATGGCTTTAAAATTTGCCAGTAACCTATCTTTTATGTTTACTGAGGTTCCTAGTATTATTGATCGATATCAACTGGCAAAACAAGCTGGATTTAAAGCAGTTGAAAGTGGATTTCCGTTTGGTTTTTCTGTTCAACAAGTTGCCACAGCCAAAAAAAAAGCTAACATTGATCAAGTACTTTTGAATGTATTCACAG GTGATGTTACAAAAGGAGAATTAGGCTTTGCTGCAATTCCAGGTGAAGaagaaaatttcaagaaaagcATCGAGAAAACAATAGAATATGCAAAGGCTTTGGATTGTAAAAT gaTTCATGTAATGTCAGGAAAAGTGGAAGCTCCTACTATTGCTAATGATatagtttatgaaaaaaatctattgtaTGCCATTGAAAAATGTCAAAAGGAAGACATTGTTGTCGTCATTGaaccaattaataattatagtgtACCAAATTACTAcatgaataattttcaaaaag GTTTAAATTTGGtgaaaaagataaacaatACATACTTTAAGCTGTTGATGGATATCTTTCATTTGCAACATTGTTGtggtaatattacaaaatccATTCAAGATTTTTTACCTTATATAG GTCATATTCAAATAGCTCAAGTTCCTGATAGACACGAACCAGATACTCCAGGAGagattgattataaatatgtcTTGTTTTTATTGGAAACAATTGGCTACAATGGCTATATTGGTCTGGAGTATCGACCAAAATCATTAACTGTGGAAGGATTaaattggtttaaaaaatatggttACACTTTGTAA